The Chrysoperla carnea chromosome X, inChrCarn1.1, whole genome shotgun sequence genome includes a region encoding these proteins:
- the LOC123302742 gene encoding myotubularin-related protein 14, with the protein MTNITASDIDQILKYFAGATYKAINCETICNEAMDKCIELVKLDYHYLLIANSQGELSAHYPPQIIILENELQSQNGNSRNTDTIYENIYEKRNLRESMVKARTARCRARFPIPVILYKGKHICRSATIAGGPEVYTRNSFDYFFGQSESGDIPGEVPEEQHENDCDSLNREIPDDISQTSDMGLFETVRQADINYLKILNVSTIVDLMVEKKKVKFGMYVTSSEKVDKESRYKDFSLVSLPYPGCEFFLQYRENDYTPKGLFFDWSQSYVDADLAVPIEIASQLKVDWTFYKSWDLVTLTQNYMRVLIRLLNDTTSGILIHCISGWDRTPLFISLLRISLWADGVIHSQLSPLQILYFTLAYDWMMFGHNLSNRLEKGEEILHFCFHMLKFIVDEEYSILSQSSRKSKHNASSGSTGSNNSISVLRGDSDTQIEGVLLEDTNGSNISLNSICSSNSNKDSDSAIPVLRLDSDELINGNSNSNETYSPPLPRSSPYGSHQRRTSPIAVPNRRQRQRTDSTSSLSGGSWQMVTGCGSLRSESTDICSIRGSGRDGGSTAILGSDLSSESSSTCTLTDDSDGVFGVSLSRKTRLNEVRKVFGTHYGIAVGLKMKNAGDSHLKSIVNTIAGSVGLL; encoded by the exons atGACAAACATAACAGCTAGTGATATtgaccaaattttaaaatacttcgcTGGTGCCACATATAAAGCGATTAACTGTGAGACAATT TGCAATGAAGCAATGGATAAATGTATTGAATTAGTCAAATTGGATTATCACTATTTGCTGATTGCGAACAGTCAAGGGGAGTTAAGTGCTCATTACCCGCCACAGATAatcattttagaaaatgaattacAAAGTCAGAATGGAAACAGTCGAAACACGGACACGATATACgaaaacatttacgaaaaacGTAATTTACGTGAATCAATGGTAAAAGCGCGGACGGCTCGATGTCGTGCCCGTTTTCCAATTCCAGTTATTTTGTACAAAGGTAAACATATATGTCGATCTGCGACGATAGCCGGCGGTCCTGAAGTCTACACACGTAACAGTTTCGATTACTTCTTTGGACAATCTGAGTCGGGGGATATACCTGGTGAAGTACCCGAAGAACAGCATGAGAACGATTGTGATTCGTTAAACCGTGAAATACCGGATGATATCTCACAAACATCGGACATGGGATTGTTTGAAACGGTCAGACAAGCAGACatcaactatttaaaaatattgaacgtGTCAACCATCGTGGATCTGATGGTGGAAAAGAAGAAAGTCAAGTTTGGCATGTATGTCACATCATCGGAGAAAGTTGATAAAGAAAGTCGCTACAAAGATTTTTCATTGGTTTCTTTACCGTATCCTGGCTGTGAATTTTTCTTACAATATCGTGAAAATGATTATACACCGAAAGGCTTATTCTTTGATTGGTCTCAATCGTATGTGGATGCCGATTTAGCTGTGCCAATTGAAATTGCCTCGCAACTTAAAGTTGATTGGACTTTTTATAAA TCATGGGACCTCGTGACACTCACTCAAAACTATATGCGAGTATTGATACGATTATTAAACGACACAACATCCGGCATTTTAATACATTGTATTAGTGGATGGGATCGTACACCATTGTTCATATCATTGTTACGGATCTCCTTGTGGGCGGATGGAGTCATCCATTCACAACTGTCACCTTTACAAATCCTTTACTTTACATTAGCGTACGATTGGATGATGTTCGGCCATAACTTAAGTAATCGATTGGAGAAAGGCGaagaaatattacatttttgttttcatatgttaaaatttattgttgatgAAGAATATAGTATATTATCACAGAG TTCTAGGAAATCAAAACACAATGCAAGTAGTGGGAGTACTGGTAGCAACAATTCAATAAGTGTCCTACGTGGTGATAGTGATACTCAAATAGAAGGTGTCCTTCTAGAAGATACCAACGGTTCCAACATCAGCTTAAACTCAATATGTTCGTCCAACAGCAACAAAGATTCCGATTCAGCGATACCAGTTTTACGTTTAGATTCCGATGAACTGATTAACGGTAATTCGAATTCAAACGAAACATATTCACCGCCATTGCCACGGAGTAGTCCGTACGGTTCTCATCAACGTCGAACAAGTCCAATAGCAGTTCCTAATCGTCGACAACGTCAACGGACTGATTCCACATCCTCGTTAAGTGGTGGCAGTTGGCAAATGGTGACAGGTTGTGGGAGTCTACGATCAGAAAGTACTGATATTTGTTCAATACGTGGGTCTGGACGTGATGGTGGCTCCACAGCCATATTAGGCTCGGATCTCTCGTCTGAATCGTCATCTACGTGTACATTAACCGACGATTCAGATGGGGTGTTTGGTGTATCGTTGTCGAGAAAGACACGCTTGAATGAAGTGCGCAAAGTTTTTGGGACACATTATGGAATTGCTGTTGGCCTCAAAATGAAAAATGCTGGCGATTCACATTTGAAATCCATTGTAAATACGATAGCTGGCAGTGTTGgcttactttaa